A DNA window from Streptomyces sp. CA-278952 contains the following coding sequences:
- a CDS encoding HAD family hydrolase, which translates to MTSTVPASLTRTAEGAALQAVLLDMDGTLVDTEGFWWDVEKEVFAGLGHQLDEAWRDVVVGGPMTRSAGYLIDVTGADIRLDDLTVLLNDGFEKRIERGVPLMPGAERLLAELAAYEVPTALVSASHRRIIDRVLESVGHHHFALTVAGDEVARTKPHPEPYLTAAAGFGADPWRCAVIEDTATGVAAAEAAGCRVVAVPSVAPIAPAAGRVVVGSLEEVDLAFLRKLITQAGGTG; encoded by the coding sequence ATGACCAGTACGGTCCCCGCGTCCTTGACCCGCACGGCCGAAGGCGCCGCCCTGCAGGCGGTCCTTCTCGACATGGACGGAACCCTGGTCGATACCGAGGGCTTCTGGTGGGACGTCGAGAAGGAGGTCTTCGCAGGTCTCGGGCACCAGCTGGACGAGGCCTGGCGGGACGTGGTCGTCGGCGGCCCGATGACCCGCAGCGCCGGCTATCTCATCGACGTCACCGGCGCCGACATCCGGCTGGACGACCTGACGGTGCTGCTCAACGACGGATTCGAGAAGCGCATCGAGCGGGGGGTGCCGCTGATGCCGGGCGCCGAGCGGCTGCTCGCCGAGCTGGCCGCGTACGAGGTGCCCACCGCGCTCGTCTCCGCCTCCCACCGCCGGATCATCGACCGGGTGCTGGAATCGGTGGGCCACCACCACTTCGCTCTCACCGTCGCCGGGGACGAGGTCGCCCGGACCAAGCCCCACCCCGAGCCCTACCTCACCGCGGCCGCGGGCTTCGGCGCCGATCCCTGGCGCTGCGCCGTCATCGAGGACACGGCGACCGGGGTGGCCGCCGCCGAGGCCGCCGGCTGCCGGGTCGTCGCCGTGCCGTCCGTCGCCCCGATCGCGCCCGCGGCCGGACGCGTGGTCGTCGGCTCCCTCGAAGAGGTCGACCTCGCCTTCCTGCGCAAGCTCATCACCCAGGCGGGCGGAACGGGCTGA